From one Streptomyces sp. R41 genomic stretch:
- a CDS encoding alpha-L-fucosidase, whose translation MALSRRLFVTAAATVAASVSTSTALAASDGRPPAPAASGLAEEPDYRIPVSPDDTQEELVRKASRVRPTARQIAWQRLERTAFLHFGVNTFTGLEWGTGDEDPDVFQPVGLDTDQWARALRDGGFKLAILTVKHHDGFVLYPSRYTNHSVAASSWSGGQGDVLRSFADSMRRYGIKVGVYISPADENQYLHGVYANGSARSERTIPTPVEGDNRTDQRSFTLQATDYGARMLNQLHEVLTEYGPIDEVWFDGAQGRIPPDKVEKYDWDSWYALVRALAPDASIAVSGPDVRWVGNEGGLAREDEWSVVPVKEKDYGRTDYALAYDAPDEGSRDALVAARPVADYLQWWPAECDVSIRDGWFYHPDQQPKNVEQLTDIYFRSVGRNSVLLLNIPPDTQGLLPAADVARLREFRERVDRELPEDLAHGRLVRASSTVFTVDLGTEREVDRIRLAEDIRHGQQVEGFVVEAYSRGAWTRVAETGTVGASRILLLPAPVRARRWRLRVTQTRSTARIAEFGLYRSRV comes from the coding sequence ATGGCCCTCTCCAGACGCCTCTTCGTCACGGCGGCCGCCACCGTCGCCGCGTCCGTCAGTACGTCCACCGCGCTCGCCGCGTCCGACGGCCGCCCGCCGGCGCCGGCCGCATCCGGCCTCGCGGAGGAACCGGACTACCGCATCCCCGTCAGCCCCGACGACACCCAGGAGGAACTGGTCCGCAAGGCCTCCCGAGTCCGCCCCACCGCACGGCAGATTGCCTGGCAGCGCCTGGAGCGCACCGCCTTCCTGCACTTCGGCGTGAACACCTTCACCGGTCTGGAGTGGGGGACCGGTGACGAGGATCCCGACGTCTTCCAGCCCGTCGGCCTCGACACCGACCAGTGGGCGCGCGCCTTGCGCGACGGCGGTTTCAAGCTGGCGATCCTCACCGTCAAGCACCACGACGGTTTCGTGCTCTACCCGTCCCGCTACACCAACCACTCGGTGGCGGCGAGCAGTTGGAGTGGCGGGCAGGGAGACGTCCTGCGCTCGTTCGCCGACTCGATGCGCCGCTACGGCATCAAGGTCGGCGTCTACATCTCACCGGCCGACGAGAACCAGTACCTGCACGGCGTGTACGCCAACGGGAGCGCGCGCTCCGAGCGGACCATCCCCACGCCCGTCGAGGGGGACAACCGCACGGACCAGCGGTCCTTCACGCTGCAGGCCACCGATTACGGCGCCCGCATGCTCAATCAGCTCCACGAGGTGCTCACCGAGTACGGGCCCATCGACGAGGTGTGGTTCGACGGAGCCCAGGGCCGGATTCCCCCCGACAAGGTGGAGAAGTACGACTGGGACAGCTGGTACGCGCTGGTGCGGGCCCTGGCCCCGGACGCCTCGATCGCCGTGTCGGGGCCCGATGTGCGCTGGGTCGGCAACGAGGGCGGCCTGGCCCGTGAGGACGAGTGGAGTGTCGTACCCGTCAAGGAGAAGGACTACGGGCGGACGGACTACGCACTGGCCTACGACGCGCCCGACGAGGGGAGCCGCGACGCGCTGGTCGCTGCCCGCCCGGTGGCCGACTATCTGCAGTGGTGGCCGGCCGAGTGCGATGTGTCCATCCGGGACGGCTGGTTCTACCACCCCGACCAACAGCCCAAGAATGTCGAGCAGTTGACCGACATCTACTTCCGGTCGGTCGGTCGCAACTCGGTGCTGCTGCTCAACATTCCTCCGGACACCCAGGGGTTGCTGCCCGCCGCCGATGTGGCGCGGCTGCGGGAGTTCCGCGAACGCGTCGACCGGGAGCTACCGGAGGATCTCGCACACGGCCGTCTGGTCAGGGCCTCCTCGACCGTCTTCACCGTCGACCTCGGCACCGAACGGGAGGTGGACCGGATACGGCTCGCGGAGGACATCCGGCACGGACAGCAGGTCGAGGGCTTCGTCGTCGAGGCCTATAGCCGCGGCGCCTGGACACGGGTGGCCGAGACCGGCACGGTCGGGGCGAGCCGGATCCTGCTGCTGCCGGCGCCTGTGCGGGCGAGGCGGTGGCGGCTTCGGGTGACGCAGACCCGAAGCACGGCGCGGATCGCGGAGTTCGGGCTCTACCGCTCGCGGGTCTGA
- a CDS encoding LacI family DNA-binding transcriptional regulator, which yields MPAKRSPARRPTMKDIARRAGVSESAVSFALNDRPGVSEVTRDRVRRVAEQLGWRPSTAARQLSGEGAATVGLVVARPADTLGVDSFFLQLISGIQEVLAERHLGLLFQVVEDVDAECAVYRRWWAEHRVDGVMVVDPRVDDPRPDLLDELGLPAVVTGGTPDARHPGLSVVWADDAGAMAAVVDELYALGHRRIVHIAGLPGLAHTERRIRTLRAEAERRGLAEVRSVPTDYSDAEGAAVTRRVLESGTPPTALVYDNDVMAVAGVAAATELGFSVPGDVSVVAWEDSALCRMVKPWLSALSRDTVEFGRTAARELIALLDGGPARTVQVPVPRLIERDSTGPCGA from the coding sequence GTGCCAGCCAAGCGGTCTCCCGCACGCCGGCCGACGATGAAGGACATCGCGCGGCGCGCCGGGGTCTCCGAGAGCGCGGTCTCCTTCGCGCTCAACGACCGGCCCGGGGTCTCCGAGGTCACCCGCGACCGGGTCCGCCGGGTCGCCGAGCAGCTGGGCTGGCGGCCCAGTACGGCGGCCCGCCAGCTGTCCGGCGAGGGAGCGGCCACGGTCGGCCTGGTCGTCGCGCGCCCCGCCGACACGCTCGGCGTGGACTCGTTCTTCCTCCAGCTGATCTCCGGCATCCAGGAAGTGCTGGCGGAGCGTCACCTCGGCCTGCTCTTCCAGGTGGTCGAGGACGTGGACGCCGAGTGCGCGGTCTACCGTCGTTGGTGGGCCGAGCACCGCGTGGACGGGGTGATGGTCGTGGACCCGCGCGTCGACGATCCGCGTCCGGATCTCCTGGACGAACTGGGTCTGCCGGCCGTGGTCACCGGCGGCACGCCGGACGCCCGGCATCCCGGCCTGTCCGTCGTCTGGGCGGACGACGCCGGCGCGATGGCCGCGGTCGTGGACGAGCTGTACGCGCTCGGCCACCGCCGGATCGTGCACATCGCGGGCCTGCCGGGCCTCGCCCACACCGAGCGCCGGATCCGCACCCTGCGCGCGGAGGCCGAGCGGCGTGGTCTGGCCGAGGTGCGCTCGGTGCCGACCGACTACTCGGACGCCGAGGGCGCAGCCGTCACGCGCCGCGTCCTGGAGAGCGGCACACCGCCGACCGCGCTGGTCTACGACAACGACGTGATGGCCGTCGCCGGGGTCGCCGCCGCGACGGAGCTGGGCTTCTCCGTGCCGGGCGATGTGTCCGTCGTGGCCTGGGAGGACTCCGCCCTGTGCCGCATGGTCAAGCCCTGGCTGTCCGCACTCTCCCGCGACACCGTGGAGTTCGGCCGCACGGCGGCGCGGGAGCTGATCGCACTGCTGGACGGCGGCCCGGCGCGGACGGTGCAGGTGCCGGTGCCGCGGTTGATCGAGCGGGACAGCACGGGGCCCTGCGGGGCGTAA
- a CDS encoding ABC transporter substrate-binding protein — protein MPIPRRALVAAAVALVLPLSACGSGDDGGGSTDASGKVEGDITFQTWNLRANFKPYFEGVIADFEKKYPGTHVKWIDQPAEGYADKISADAAGGTLPDVVNVSPDLVAPLAKAGLALDLDKSAAKYKKEYLDGAWASHQIPGMTGTYAFPWYLNTGPLFYNKSLFKKAGLDASKPPTTYDELFTDALQLAEKSKGKVATLANVPTIEDFGRYGVELMNKAGDGFAFNDAKGVELLTKYKELYDAKALDPQALTATPESSGKKFLTEAVAMNPGSALDLGNFKKQAPNLYKNIGITDQITSTGKVNMYVMGVMVNSRTKHTPAAVAFAHYVTDAQNQMSFAKKVAIFPSTAGSLDDPYFTKEDGTDETRVRIAAAKSLKNAVNYTPVLFSEQMKTALRNEVAKALQGKESPKAALDNAVKACDRLLQQQG, from the coding sequence GTGCCCATACCCCGCAGAGCACTTGTCGCCGCCGCCGTCGCCCTCGTCCTGCCGCTGAGCGCCTGCGGCTCCGGTGACGACGGCGGCGGCTCGACGGACGCCTCCGGCAAGGTCGAGGGCGACATCACCTTCCAGACCTGGAACCTGAGGGCCAACTTCAAGCCGTACTTCGAGGGCGTGATCGCCGACTTCGAGAAGAAGTACCCCGGCACCCATGTGAAGTGGATCGACCAGCCCGCCGAGGGCTACGCCGACAAGATCAGCGCGGACGCGGCGGGCGGCACCCTGCCCGACGTCGTCAACGTCTCCCCGGACCTGGTCGCGCCGCTGGCCAAGGCGGGCCTCGCGCTCGACCTCGACAAGTCCGCCGCGAAGTACAAGAAGGAGTATCTGGACGGCGCCTGGGCCAGCCACCAGATCCCGGGCATGACAGGGACGTACGCCTTCCCCTGGTACCTCAACACCGGCCCGCTCTTCTACAACAAGTCGCTCTTCAAGAAGGCCGGACTCGACGCCTCCAAGCCGCCGACGACGTACGACGAACTCTTCACCGACGCCCTGCAGCTGGCCGAGAAGAGCAAGGGCAAGGTCGCGACACTCGCCAACGTGCCGACCATCGAGGACTTCGGCCGTTACGGCGTCGAGCTGATGAACAAGGCAGGCGACGGCTTCGCCTTCAACGACGCCAAGGGGGTCGAACTCCTCACCAAGTACAAGGAGTTGTACGACGCCAAGGCACTCGACCCGCAGGCACTGACCGCGACTCCGGAGTCCTCGGGCAAGAAGTTCCTCACCGAGGCCGTCGCCATGAACCCGGGCAGCGCCCTGGACCTCGGCAACTTCAAGAAGCAGGCGCCGAACCTGTACAAGAACATCGGCATCACGGACCAGATCACCAGCACCGGCAAGGTGAACATGTACGTGATGGGCGTGATGGTCAACTCGCGCACCAAGCACACGCCGGCCGCGGTCGCCTTCGCGCACTACGTCACCGACGCGCAGAACCAGATGTCGTTCGCCAAGAAGGTGGCGATCTTCCCGAGCACCGCAGGATCGCTCGACGACCCGTACTTCACCAAGGAGGACGGGACGGACGAGACGCGGGTGCGGATCGCGGCCGCCAAGTCCCTGAAGAACGCGGTGAATTACACACCGGTCCTGTTCAGCGAGCAGATGAAGACCGCGCTGCGCAACGAGGTCGCCAAGGCGCTGCAGGGCAAGGAGAGCCCCAAGGCGGCACTTGACAACGCTGTCAAGGCCTGCGACCGGCTGCTCCAGCAGCAGGGCTGA
- a CDS encoding carbohydrate ABC transporter permease translates to MASSSTAAAVKRPPGVRRPSGAPGPLRVRRHLPTSPWLFAAPGLVITGVFILYPFVSTLVNAFTDRRTLIPGKFVGLANFRELLHDEMFWIGLRNSTLYVLGVVPALVLLPLLLALLVQKNIPGITFFRSAFYTPVVASIVVVGLIWVWLLDERGLVNSLLETIGVGRVGFLSDQWLLLLSAMAVTVWRGLGYYMIIYLAALANVPRELHEAAMVDGAGAVRRFFTVTVPAVRSTMVLVGALSSVSAFKVFSEVYLMAGPDGGPAGEDTTLVMLVQRTGTGLTGRVGYASAISVVVFVVTVVLMLLVLRADRKEEA, encoded by the coding sequence ATGGCGAGTTCCTCCACCGCTGCCGCGGTGAAACGTCCGCCGGGGGTGCGGCGTCCGTCGGGGGCGCCGGGGCCCCTGCGGGTGCGGCGCCATCTGCCCACCAGCCCCTGGCTGTTCGCCGCTCCCGGGCTGGTGATCACCGGCGTCTTCATCCTGTATCCGTTCGTCTCCACGCTGGTCAACGCCTTCACCGACCGCCGGACGCTCATCCCCGGCAAGTTCGTGGGCCTGGCCAACTTCCGGGAGCTGCTGCACGACGAGATGTTCTGGATCGGGCTGCGCAACAGCACGCTGTACGTCCTCGGGGTCGTCCCCGCGCTCGTCCTGCTGCCGCTGCTGCTCGCCCTGTTGGTACAGAAGAACATCCCCGGGATCACCTTCTTCCGGTCCGCCTTCTACACCCCGGTCGTCGCGTCGATCGTCGTGGTCGGACTGATCTGGGTGTGGCTGCTGGACGAACGCGGTCTGGTGAACTCGCTGTTGGAGACGATCGGCGTCGGCCGCGTCGGCTTCCTCAGCGACCAGTGGCTGCTCCTGCTGAGCGCCATGGCCGTCACGGTGTGGCGGGGCCTCGGCTACTACATGATCATTTATCTGGCCGCACTCGCGAACGTGCCGCGCGAGCTGCACGAGGCCGCGATGGTGGACGGCGCGGGCGCGGTGCGTCGCTTCTTCACGGTCACCGTGCCCGCCGTCCGCTCCACGATGGTCCTGGTCGGAGCGCTCTCCTCGGTCTCCGCCTTCAAGGTGTTCTCCGAGGTCTACCTGATGGCGGGCCCGGACGGCGGTCCGGCGGGCGAGGACACCACCCTCGTGATGCTCGTCCAGCGCACCGGCACGGGCCTCACCGGCCGTGTCGGCTACGCCTCCGCCATCTCGGTGGTCGTCTTCGTCGTCACCGTCGTCCTGATGCTGCTGGTGCTGCGCGCGGACCGGAAGGAGGAGGCATGA
- a CDS encoding carbohydrate ABC transporter permease: MSVIDKVRPAQAPAAVREPRVRDEHGRRIRVWELALRYLLLLAVLALTVGPFLWQLSTSLKGPHEDIFSSPPKFLPSEPTLHNYRRVAETIPVWDYAFNSLKVATANVMTNCVGSALAGYALARLRYRGRRLATLVFILAMLVPAESIIIAQFTTMRELGLNNTLIGVVLPACISAMNVLLMRNAFLNLPYEIEEAAFVDGANSWQRFLRIALPSVKGTLAVVAIFAFMGAWDDFLWPLIVLSDPSKFTLTIGLNYLHGTFANDERLVAAGTIIAVAPLIALFACLQRYFFRGVGEGAVKG, translated from the coding sequence ATGAGCGTCATCGACAAGGTACGTCCCGCTCAGGCGCCGGCAGCTGTTCGCGAGCCCCGTGTCAGGGACGAGCACGGCCGCCGCATCCGTGTCTGGGAACTCGCCCTGCGCTACCTGCTGTTGCTCGCCGTCCTCGCGCTGACCGTCGGCCCGTTCCTGTGGCAGCTGTCGACCTCCCTCAAAGGACCGCACGAGGACATCTTCAGCTCCCCGCCCAAGTTCCTGCCGAGCGAGCCAACACTCCACAATTACAGGCGAGTTGCGGAAACGATCCCCGTCTGGGACTACGCCTTCAACTCGTTGAAGGTCGCCACCGCCAACGTCATGACGAACTGCGTCGGTTCGGCGCTCGCCGGCTACGCCCTGGCCCGGCTGCGCTACCGCGGCCGGCGCCTGGCGACGCTCGTCTTCATTCTGGCGATGCTCGTGCCCGCCGAGAGCATCATCATCGCCCAGTTCACGACCATGCGGGAACTCGGTCTGAACAACACGCTGATCGGTGTCGTGCTGCCCGCCTGCATCAGCGCCATGAACGTGCTGCTGATGCGCAACGCCTTCCTCAACCTCCCGTACGAGATCGAGGAGGCCGCCTTCGTCGACGGAGCGAACTCCTGGCAGCGGTTCCTGCGGATCGCGCTGCCGTCGGTGAAGGGCACGCTCGCCGTGGTCGCGATCTTCGCCTTCATGGGCGCCTGGGACGACTTCCTGTGGCCGCTGATCGTGCTCAGCGACCCGTCGAAGTTCACCCTGACCATCGGACTCAACTATCTTCACGGCACCTTCGCCAACGACGAACGGCTCGTCGCCGCGGGCACGATCATCGCCGTGGCGCCGCTGATCGCCCTCTTCGCCTGTCTCCAGCGGTACTTCTTCCGCGGCGTGGGTGAGGGCGCCGTCAAGGGCTGA
- a CDS encoding glycosyl hydrolase: MPSAVRFGVNYTPSEGWFHHWLDFDLDAVRADLDSIAALGLDHIRVFPLWPYFQPNRTLIRPRAVEQLVALADAAAERGLDVNVDGLQGHLSSFDFLPAWTQTWHRRNIFTDPEVVEGEAAYLRTLAAALADRPNFIGMTIGNEVNQFAAGPHPDPDRITPDQAGAWLRRLLAACEEGAPGKPHLHASYDAAWYQDDQPFTPEHSARLGAVTAVHSWVFNGTAQRHGRTGVATEHHAAYLIELSKAWADDPRRPVWLQEVGAPAPLIPAEHAAAFTEATVANALDCPDVWGVTWWCSHDVSRDLADFPELEYSLGLLTTNRQTKPAGEAIARILKEGRPHVPAARTTALVVDTAPGRSVCAPGGPVFEAFAGLTADGARPTTVLASRADDKEHLAARGITEVVTPDQVTR, from the coding sequence ATGCCTTCTGCCGTGCGCTTCGGCGTCAACTACACCCCGAGCGAGGGGTGGTTCCACCACTGGCTCGACTTCGACCTCGACGCCGTACGCGCCGATCTCGACTCGATCGCCGCGCTCGGCCTGGACCACATACGGGTCTTCCCGCTGTGGCCCTACTTCCAGCCCAACCGCACTCTGATCCGCCCGCGAGCCGTCGAGCAACTCGTCGCGCTCGCCGACGCCGCCGCCGAACGCGGCCTCGACGTCAACGTGGACGGCCTTCAAGGGCACTTGTCGAGCTTCGACTTCCTGCCCGCGTGGACGCAGACCTGGCACCGGCGGAACATCTTCACCGATCCGGAGGTGGTCGAGGGGGAGGCCGCGTACCTGCGCACCCTCGCGGCGGCTCTCGCCGACCGGCCGAACTTCATCGGCATGACCATCGGGAACGAGGTCAATCAATTCGCCGCCGGGCCGCACCCCGACCCGGACCGCATCACGCCGGACCAGGCGGGGGCGTGGCTTCGGCGTCTGCTCGCCGCCTGCGAGGAGGGCGCCCCCGGCAAGCCGCATCTGCACGCCTCGTACGACGCCGCCTGGTACCAGGACGACCAGCCGTTCACGCCCGAGCACTCGGCCCGGCTCGGCGCGGTCACCGCCGTGCACTCGTGGGTGTTCAACGGGACGGCGCAACGGCACGGCCGGACAGGCGTCGCCACCGAGCACCACGCCGCCTACCTCATCGAGCTGTCCAAGGCCTGGGCGGACGACCCGCGCCGTCCGGTCTGGCTCCAGGAGGTCGGCGCCCCCGCCCCCCTGATCCCGGCCGAGCACGCGGCCGCCTTCACGGAGGCGACCGTCGCGAACGCCCTCGACTGCCCCGACGTGTGGGGCGTGACCTGGTGGTGCTCGCACGACGTCAGCCGTGACCTCGCGGACTTTCCCGAACTCGAGTACAGCCTGGGCCTGTTGACCACAAATCGGCAGACGAAGCCCGCCGGAGAGGCGATCGCCCGGATCCTCAAGGAGGGCCGCCCACACGTGCCCGCCGCGCGCACCACCGCGCTGGTCGTCGACACCGCACCGGGCCGCTCGGTCTGTGCCCCCGGCGGCCCGGTCTTCGAGGCCTTCGCCGGGCTGACCGCCGACGGAGCCCGTCCCACCACCGTTCTCGCGAGCCGCGCCGACGACAAGGAACACCTCGCGGCCCGGGGCATCACCGAGGTCGTCACCCCTGATCAGGTCACGCGGTGA